A region of Reichenbachiella carrageenanivorans DNA encodes the following proteins:
- a CDS encoding hybrid sensor histidine kinase/response regulator transcription factor gives MGERHVDVRFFLILFLSIVGIEVVAQPLDAKLTSTQNLSISDGLAHNGVTDIYEDSRGFVWVATYDGLNRYDGYEFRKYKNTLDEDYLISNRVRALNEDKRGKLWIGTDDGITLYDFRKDKFEHLFSNENPDGSKTRTVIRKIWIGQENDPIICTTEGNGILLFNTDYKLTDHVLPQAELGKDLLILDVIKVNGEQYVLATSKGLIRFDLSKNEFTRVAKGVQYASSFWPLDDTSFVVTTPDGLVFVDHKSTEDSFDVLAITRRLEGYNFNSVQIDQNGNLWASMLHNSMLKVTDARSLKAGEKYSVAIAQEKEGLRASTVFISPKNGCWLGTFNLGIYRFNLQPNPFISYVVDKNNPYGIRTNFISSVLPYDDKRVFISAVRGGIGLFNTESFEFEPLPFDFPKRTNQFIGHLLMDSHQDIWMKISNLGVVVVRHGQRKLEVIDVGDFKELKNGASRGFVEDSLGNIWIGGQDDLYRLSLDKDRKVKNIESINAHPALEKNKISIIRTVYADPLLDCIWVGTSEDGLYRIWLAGDKPLEDHVIERYKHDNKDTHSLSSDFVTSILRLPNNDLWIGTERGGICKVINSETNPTFVSYSEKHGLSNNVVKSILYDEEYNLWISTNIGLNKFDTKSNTFRVFRKEDGLPFEDFNYPSASMNNGIMVISSQRGFITFNPKDIPIVEELPQLEFGDFRLYNQRILPGDTVNNYVLIDETLAYKPEIVLQYNENVFSIEVLSLHFSNPSNHYLKYKLAPINEEWIEVPSSQNHIAYNGLQPGKYELDVMASNTSNNWTVPKKLQIVITPPIWKTPIAYVLYFVLFALACYIVIYVITRIQSLNHKLHIDQLEIDKVKEVNEAKLRFFSNISHEIKTPLTLISGPVNMLFEQFRDNEKVNGKLEIVRRQSKKILQLVDQVHDFQRADVNLLKMNYTLFSFNQFVESLMADFEFMASSENKKLSVQCGEDEIFVWADQDKLGKVLDNLLSNAFKYTVKNDTIVISYFRKGEHLILSVKDSGKGIDTEDLPHIFERFYQSHAKNKIYSGGSGIGLAFSKRLIDMHYGYISAESELGQGTTITVRLPVISEQTSEVQHQLEREVLQIEESYQRKGLAFEEVDLSGVELDKECADAVIFFAEDNTDMRAFVSSILENFFQLKTFTNGQECLDALETEWPDLVISDVLMPELNGFELCKSIKEDIKTSHIPVILLTACSTLEDQIKGINKGADAYINKPFDVQYLVSTVTGLLKSRKQLHERFQVDLPLRLERTQTTGKDHAFLEKLYSLLAENLDNEELDINSFAKELYLNRTLFYQKVKALTNQTPFELLKMYRLKKAAEFLLQKNYSVNEVHAKTGFKSRTHFAKLFKAKYGVSPGKYATETLNKYSGTSEKNN, from the coding sequence ATGGGAGAAAGGCATGTTGACGTGCGATTTTTTTTAATATTATTCCTGTCAATCGTTGGGATAGAAGTAGTAGCACAGCCATTAGATGCCAAGCTCACTTCTACACAAAACCTATCGATTTCGGACGGGTTGGCTCATAATGGAGTCACCGATATATATGAAGACTCTCGGGGGTTTGTTTGGGTCGCCACCTATGATGGCCTCAATCGGTATGATGGTTATGAGTTTAGAAAATATAAAAACACCCTTGATGAAGACTATTTGATCAGTAATAGAGTAAGGGCTCTCAATGAAGACAAGCGGGGGAAGTTGTGGATAGGTACCGACGATGGGATCACACTTTATGACTTTAGAAAGGATAAATTTGAGCACTTGTTTTCTAATGAAAACCCTGACGGTAGCAAGACCCGAACAGTGATTAGAAAGATATGGATAGGACAAGAAAATGACCCCATTATTTGTACTACTGAAGGAAATGGGATTCTATTATTCAATACAGACTACAAACTCACAGATCATGTACTACCTCAGGCAGAACTTGGCAAAGATCTCTTGATACTGGATGTGATCAAGGTGAATGGAGAGCAATATGTTTTGGCTACAAGCAAAGGACTCATACGCTTTGATCTGAGTAAAAATGAATTCACTAGAGTAGCTAAAGGCGTACAATACGCTAGTTCATTTTGGCCATTGGATGATACCTCTTTTGTAGTGACTACACCTGACGGATTGGTGTTTGTAGACCACAAATCTACAGAAGATAGTTTTGACGTATTAGCCATTACCAGAAGACTGGAGGGGTATAATTTCAATAGTGTGCAGATAGACCAGAATGGAAACCTCTGGGCAAGTATGTTGCATAATAGTATGTTGAAAGTAACAGATGCACGATCGCTCAAAGCAGGCGAAAAGTATTCTGTAGCTATAGCCCAAGAAAAAGAGGGCCTGAGAGCAAGTACGGTGTTTATTTCACCAAAAAATGGTTGTTGGTTAGGGACTTTCAACTTGGGTATTTATAGGTTCAACCTTCAGCCCAACCCGTTCATAAGCTACGTCGTGGACAAGAACAATCCGTATGGCATCCGAACCAATTTTATTTCGAGTGTTCTGCCATATGACGACAAGCGTGTTTTTATCTCTGCTGTTCGTGGGGGCATCGGGCTTTTCAATACAGAAAGTTTCGAATTTGAACCATTGCCATTCGACTTTCCCAAAAGAACTAACCAATTTATAGGTCATTTACTTATGGATTCTCATCAAGATATTTGGATGAAAATCAGTAACCTGGGAGTAGTAGTAGTAAGGCATGGGCAGCGCAAACTTGAGGTTATAGATGTAGGAGATTTCAAAGAGCTCAAAAATGGAGCCTCTCGTGGGTTTGTAGAAGATAGCCTTGGGAATATTTGGATAGGGGGACAAGACGATCTCTATAGGCTGTCGCTTGATAAAGACCGGAAAGTAAAAAACATAGAGTCTATCAATGCTCACCCTGCCTTAGAAAAAAACAAAATTTCAATCATACGTACCGTTTATGCCGACCCCCTTTTAGATTGTATATGGGTAGGTACGAGTGAGGATGGTTTGTACCGTATTTGGTTGGCAGGAGACAAACCATTGGAAGACCATGTTATAGAAAGGTATAAGCACGACAATAAAGATACTCATTCGCTGTCGAGCGACTTTGTGACATCCATCTTACGATTGCCAAACAACGATCTGTGGATAGGTACTGAGCGAGGAGGTATATGCAAGGTCATCAATAGTGAGACAAACCCAACCTTTGTGTCCTATTCGGAAAAACACGGATTATCAAACAATGTGGTGAAATCTATATTGTATGATGAGGAATACAACCTTTGGATATCCACTAATATTGGCCTCAATAAATTTGATACCAAAAGCAATACTTTTCGAGTATTCAGAAAAGAAGATGGTCTGCCGTTCGAGGATTTCAATTACCCTTCGGCCAGTATGAATAACGGAATCATGGTTATTTCTAGTCAGCGAGGGTTTATTACCTTCAATCCCAAGGACATACCCATTGTCGAAGAATTGCCACAGTTAGAATTCGGAGATTTCCGATTGTATAATCAAAGAATTTTGCCAGGTGATACGGTCAATAATTATGTGCTTATAGACGAGACTCTAGCATACAAACCTGAGATAGTGCTTCAATACAACGAAAATGTATTTTCTATAGAAGTATTGTCTCTTCACTTTTCTAACCCAAGTAATCACTACCTCAAGTACAAACTGGCTCCTATCAATGAAGAGTGGATAGAAGTGCCTTCTAGTCAAAACCATATTGCCTATAATGGTTTACAGCCAGGAAAATATGAACTTGATGTAATGGCTTCTAATACGTCTAACAACTGGACGGTTCCTAAAAAATTACAAATAGTCATCACTCCGCCCATCTGGAAGACACCAATTGCCTATGTGTTGTATTTCGTGCTTTTTGCCTTAGCCTGTTATATAGTGATCTATGTGATCACGAGGATCCAGTCGCTCAATCACAAGTTGCATATTGATCAATTGGAAATAGATAAAGTGAAAGAGGTCAATGAAGCCAAGCTTCGCTTTTTCTCTAATATTTCTCATGAGATCAAAACACCTCTAACGCTTATTTCAGGGCCTGTCAATATGCTGTTTGAACAGTTTAGAGATAATGAAAAAGTAAATGGAAAATTAGAGATTGTACGAAGACAGTCAAAAAAGATATTGCAGTTAGTCGATCAGGTACACGATTTTCAACGAGCAGATGTGAATCTCTTGAAAATGAATTACACATTATTTTCGTTCAACCAGTTTGTAGAAAGCTTAATGGCTGATTTTGAGTTTATGGCCTCTAGCGAAAATAAAAAACTGTCCGTACAATGTGGTGAAGATGAAATTTTTGTGTGGGCAGATCAAGACAAGTTGGGTAAGGTTTTGGATAATCTACTGAGCAATGCCTTCAAATACACAGTAAAAAACGATACGATTGTCATTTCATATTTCCGAAAAGGAGAGCACCTTATCCTTTCAGTAAAGGACTCGGGAAAGGGTATAGATACCGAAGACTTGCCTCATATTTTTGAGAGATTTTATCAGTCGCATGCTAAAAACAAGATATACTCTGGTGGATCAGGAATAGGTTTGGCTTTTTCCAAAAGGCTCATAGATATGCACTATGGCTATATCAGCGCCGAAAGCGAGCTGGGTCAAGGCACTACGATCACGGTGCGTTTGCCTGTTATTAGCGAGCAGACCTCAGAAGTGCAACACCAGTTAGAAAGGGAGGTATTGCAGATAGAAGAGAGTTATCAAAGAAAGGGGCTTGCATTTGAAGAGGTAGATCTTTCTGGTGTGGAGCTAGACAAGGAATGTGCAGACGCCGTCATTTTTTTTGCAGAGGACAATACCGATATGAGAGCCTTTGTGTCCAGTATTTTAGAGAATTTTTTTCAACTCAAAACTTTTACTAACGGACAAGAGTGTCTGGATGCCTTGGAAACAGAGTGGCCAGACCTAGTTATTAGCGATGTACTCATGCCTGAACTTAATGGTTTCGAATTGTGCAAAAGCATCAAAGAAGACATTAAAACCAGTCATATTCCTGTGATTTTGCTCACGGCTTGTTCTACCCTCGAAGATCAAATCAAAGGGATCAATAAGGGAGCGGATGCTTATATCAATAAGCCATTTGATGTACAGTACCTAGTCTCCACTGTCACGGGACTACTCAAGTCGCGCAAGCAACTGCATGAACGATTTCAGGTCGATTTGCCTCTGCGATTAGAGCGTACTCAGACCACAGGCAAAGACCATGCGTTTCTAGAAAAACTCTATAGCCTTTTGGCCGAAAATTTGGACAATGAAGAACTAGACATTAACAGTTTTGCTAAGGAGCTTTACCTCAACCGTACGCTTTTTTACCAAAAGGTAAAAGCGTTGACCAATCAGACGCCATTCGAACTGTTGAAAATGTATCGCTTGAAAAAGGCTGCTGAGTTTTTATTGCAAAAAAATTATTCAGTGAATGAGGTACATGCCAAGACTGGCTTTAAAAGCCGTACACACTTTGCCAAGTTGTTTAAAGCTAAATACGGAGTTTCTCCAGGAAAATACGCCACAGAGACCTTGAACAAATACTCAGGCACGTCTGAAAAAAACAATTAG
- a CDS encoding sulfatase family protein has product MKRQITLMVLAVLYSFTILGQGRKKPNLIIVHTDEHNFRTLSCYQKLLAEDQAFVWGKGNNVNTTNIDKLAEEGAICTSYYASSPVCTPSRASLVTGLYPQATGAPKNGLHLSENVTTFAQVLEEQGYATSYVGKWHLAGHDKYKFNIAYKAGFSDNRFMMTGGHTPYFLQTANGVKPIGEREFEKLADTDRKNAVHVTDYFTDKTLEILERDKDKPFCVMLSIPDPHTPDVAPAPYDKMYEAMNPTAPKTMSPALAAKRPAWGKATSDDKNEGNKFDGEALKQYFGMVKKIDDSVGKILDFLEVNGLTDNTIVVFTSDHGDMFFEHNRRNKGVPYESSARIPFVIRYPDKIPSGKVIETAYTNVDFAPTILGLMGAKNEIPFHGINAAADFTSKDKKVVSDRITYYAKSGGWWVAAVDHRYKLVIDKKEGPWLLDLEKDPDEVINFYHDKNYAATADKMQKELFVQLEKFKEPGLASSSKPFIVK; this is encoded by the coding sequence ATGAAAAGACAAATAACACTAATGGTACTGGCTGTATTGTACAGCTTTACGATTTTAGGGCAAGGCCGTAAAAAACCTAATCTCATCATCGTGCATACGGATGAACACAATTTTAGAACTTTGAGCTGCTATCAAAAGTTACTTGCTGAAGATCAGGCTTTTGTATGGGGCAAGGGCAATAATGTGAATACCACAAATATTGATAAGCTAGCCGAAGAGGGGGCAATATGTACCAGCTACTATGCATCCTCTCCTGTATGTACACCCTCTCGTGCCTCCTTGGTTACTGGCTTGTATCCACAGGCGACGGGAGCTCCCAAGAATGGACTTCACTTGAGTGAAAATGTAACCACATTTGCTCAAGTATTAGAGGAACAAGGGTATGCCACTTCTTATGTAGGAAAATGGCACTTGGCAGGACACGATAAGTATAAATTTAATATTGCTTACAAGGCGGGTTTTTCGGACAATCGCTTCATGATGACAGGTGGGCATACCCCATATTTTCTACAGACCGCAAATGGAGTAAAACCAATAGGGGAAAGGGAGTTTGAAAAACTGGCAGATACAGATCGTAAAAATGCAGTGCATGTTACAGATTATTTTACTGATAAAACCCTTGAAATTCTAGAAAGAGATAAAGACAAACCTTTTTGTGTGATGCTGTCGATACCAGACCCTCATACACCAGATGTGGCTCCGGCACCTTACGACAAGATGTATGAAGCTATGAATCCTACTGCCCCGAAGACCATGTCTCCAGCGTTGGCAGCCAAGCGTCCTGCTTGGGGCAAAGCTACTTCTGACGATAAAAACGAAGGGAATAAGTTTGATGGTGAAGCGCTCAAACAATACTTTGGGATGGTGAAAAAAATAGACGATAGTGTGGGTAAAATATTAGACTTTTTAGAAGTTAATGGTCTCACAGATAATACCATCGTAGTATTTACCTCTGATCATGGAGATATGTTTTTCGAACACAATAGAAGAAATAAAGGTGTACCATATGAGTCTTCTGCCCGAATCCCATTTGTGATCAGGTACCCAGACAAGATTCCGTCAGGCAAGGTCATAGAGACCGCCTATACCAATGTGGATTTTGCGCCTACAATTTTAGGATTGATGGGAGCGAAAAATGAGATTCCGTTTCATGGGATCAATGCAGCAGCAGATTTTACTAGCAAAGACAAAAAGGTGGTTTCGGATCGTATCACATACTACGCCAAGTCTGGAGGATGGTGGGTAGCCGCTGTAGATCATCGGTATAAACTTGTGATTGACAAGAAGGAAGGACCTTGGCTGCTAGACTTAGAAAAAGATCCTGATGAGGTTATCAATTTCTATCACGACAAAAATTATGCAGCCACGGCAGACAAAATGCAAAAGGAACTATTTGTTCAGCTAGAAAAGTTTAAAGAGCCAGGTCTCGCTTCATCTAGCAAGCCCTTTATTGTAAAATAG
- a CDS encoding T9SS type A sorting domain-containing protein, producing the protein MKIGIKNLRYAWLVGLVCRCFFAQAQNMSDFYTEKNHLVDVTVSVLSYGADGTDTAEDSQAFQEAIDAVTQQPNGGVIQVPAGTYYVMDISMKSNVHFEIDHEVIIKPPKRTDTKNYGIFDFDGNNEIIHHVSIRGIDGSFTVDLTGLINTNVRVYSFGNVENFLLSDFKTVDERTKFSTVQMGTSPYNDGYNSPENGVILNGHVDNADYGYGLVQTQAAKNVLFKNLSGTGGVTLRFETGYVKMNELQIGGLFDLVGRNISNENGNAALMVSPHETKNGHIDVDGVTSISSGFAVRLSSGYVRSEMGDITAGYFANTSVIKNVKATFGTQAQLKEKHFLYMPCDLRGSVTEFTNYTGSVKIYQGPSIAAMVNTSIGTEPGHFQVEVTNVTAEGFECQVKAVVTDVDGDENCTGIQKGCPAQKELTILNTGFFSQSFQVYPNPGQDLVSVVAPEGTKIDSVQVFSMIGNRVLSLPVQIPQSILSVDFSQLSRGTYVIQVFADRGKSWSQKIQLTK; encoded by the coding sequence ATGAAAATAGGAATAAAAAATTTACGATATGCTTGGCTTGTGGGACTGGTGTGTAGGTGTTTTTTTGCCCAAGCACAAAACATGAGTGATTTTTATACGGAAAAAAATCATCTGGTAGATGTGACAGTGTCAGTACTCAGCTATGGAGCAGATGGTACTGATACAGCCGAAGATAGCCAAGCTTTTCAAGAGGCTATAGACGCCGTTACCCAGCAGCCCAATGGTGGCGTAATACAAGTACCTGCAGGGACTTATTATGTGATGGATATATCGATGAAATCCAATGTGCATTTTGAAATCGACCATGAGGTCATTATTAAGCCACCCAAACGCACCGACACTAAAAACTATGGCATTTTTGATTTTGATGGCAATAATGAGATCATTCACCATGTAAGCATTCGAGGTATAGACGGCAGTTTTACAGTAGATCTTACGGGTTTGATCAATACGAATGTTCGTGTTTATTCTTTTGGTAATGTTGAAAATTTCTTGCTATCGGATTTTAAGACAGTAGATGAGCGAACTAAGTTTTCTACGGTGCAGATGGGTACTTCACCATACAATGACGGGTACAACTCCCCAGAAAACGGAGTCATACTCAATGGACATGTAGACAATGCCGACTATGGGTATGGGTTGGTTCAGACACAAGCAGCCAAAAACGTGTTGTTTAAAAACCTTTCAGGAACAGGAGGAGTCACGTTGAGGTTTGAGACGGGATATGTCAAAATGAATGAATTACAAATAGGGGGATTGTTCGACCTGGTAGGTAGAAATATTTCTAATGAAAATGGAAATGCAGCCCTAATGGTATCACCACACGAAACTAAAAATGGACATATCGATGTAGACGGAGTGACCTCCATCAGTAGTGGGTTTGCCGTTCGGTTGTCTAGCGGGTATGTACGTAGCGAGATGGGAGATATTACCGCCGGTTATTTTGCCAATACTTCAGTGATCAAGAATGTAAAGGCCACTTTTGGTACACAGGCTCAGTTGAAAGAAAAACACTTTTTGTATATGCCTTGTGACTTGAGAGGCTCAGTTACGGAATTCACAAACTACACAGGTTCTGTCAAGATATACCAAGGGCCATCTATAGCTGCTATGGTCAATACTTCAATAGGTACTGAGCCTGGCCATTTTCAAGTTGAGGTCACCAATGTGACTGCCGAAGGTTTTGAATGCCAAGTCAAAGCGGTGGTGACTGATGTCGATGGTGATGAGAATTGTACGGGGATACAAAAAGGGTGCCCAGCACAAAAAGAATTAACAATACTCAATACAGGTTTTTTTAGTCAATCTTTTCAGGTTTATCCCAATCCAGGCCAAGACTTGGTGTCTGTAGTAGCACCAGAGGGGACAAAGATCGATTCGGTTCAGGTATTTAGCATGATAGGAAATAGGGTGTTGAGCCTGCCTGTTCAGATACCTCAATCAATACTAAGTGTGGATTTTTCGCAGCTATCCAGAGGAACTTATGTGATTCAGGTATTTGCCGACAGAGGAAAGTCGTGGTCGCAAAAAATCCAGCTTACAAAATAA
- a CDS encoding PQQ-like beta-propeller repeat protein, whose product MINKIINAMTLVAVGLLATTTQAQNFSTNGNHVRNAVMAKVDKRDILYLSELDGAVSAHTLSGEQLWRQKSDDPAVMFEILAADITGNGSEELLAASANGNIYCWQANGKLLWKFAPDHKVRFSEIAVVGRGKTARIFAGGNDYQLYEINTSGELLSQTQVNGVFRKIEAGNFLEEGKTTLFIMTYAHDKYRWDVFGFMDPDSKQMVKSLSDKKAPIKVLSQMMMNDMSVDDIDKDGKDDLLIFGNDRSAVFIGLNGNFEVLATFLGSKKDYQRYAQAQGTSLLPVRDEVAIQYGGKWYTCDLKGQLVQSGGERYGAIVYNDLIVDPVSQQLIAAGEVDGGNGIYFYSLKKANWLTHEPELQGRMLTVKNNLNVLYDQVLNFKMPEYQVPSDQPWVMITSFEEAPELKKLKGAKIDYVIQETWHESTGREDMVDEIGKIALRKDKRGKYVHSREDILERVKAFEAQGQPFTLWAGHGNDPFYLRIETMEAILAAAPNTCRGFVYAEMDNVDDPRVQYYINEYVPRLAVAMRKEGRSKIYFRYKNMFWATTSHHGIWRKLFLSGDYSDILAPASEDTSSRTQEINLAGRVGLLMGGYVDEFAMRLVDDNPTSWRPLSPGGQRSISPFLRQGVMMAAYSAHHGIIFDNKFSEAPGLNIFFSMMKSGVLPWVEKEDILSVGSWHLIQDVDENLISKVDDHHNLKLYDASDTAAVMSIGQMHWAGASLPAHDFSKVALGVDYRWLNYVPELPYGMVPIAPVESAPQLEKQDIPYLVSTAKSGVVDGKLVHASAFAPTIQEVVTKGSRSMPVLVAGAAWSAIRIDDTHTRLILMDQGYLDPQDRQVKLTFNGKQPIDATDILSGEKISLTTKEVKLTVPAGSLRFIDLTYSK is encoded by the coding sequence ATGATAAATAAGATAATTAATGCCATGACGCTTGTAGCAGTGGGATTGCTAGCTACGACTACTCAAGCACAAAACTTCAGTACAAATGGCAACCATGTTCGAAATGCCGTGATGGCAAAAGTGGATAAAAGAGATATCTTATACCTATCCGAGTTAGATGGAGCGGTGTCTGCTCATACACTTTCGGGTGAGCAACTATGGCGTCAGAAGTCTGATGATCCAGCTGTAATGTTTGAAATATTAGCCGCAGATATTACTGGAAATGGCAGCGAAGAACTACTGGCAGCTAGTGCCAATGGCAACATCTATTGTTGGCAAGCAAATGGGAAACTGCTGTGGAAATTTGCACCTGATCACAAAGTACGATTTTCAGAAATAGCTGTAGTAGGCAGAGGAAAAACAGCCAGAATATTTGCAGGAGGCAACGATTATCAACTCTACGAAATCAACACATCGGGAGAGCTCCTGTCCCAAACTCAAGTTAATGGTGTATTTAGAAAAATAGAAGCAGGAAATTTCTTGGAAGAAGGGAAAACGACACTGTTTATTATGACCTATGCTCATGATAAATACCGATGGGATGTTTTTGGTTTTATGGACCCTGATAGCAAACAAATGGTCAAATCTCTTTCAGACAAAAAAGCCCCTATCAAAGTACTCAGTCAAATGATGATGAACGATATGTCGGTAGATGATATCGATAAGGATGGGAAAGACGACCTGTTGATATTTGGTAATGATCGTTCTGCAGTATTCATAGGTCTCAATGGAAACTTCGAAGTACTGGCTACTTTTCTAGGCTCTAAAAAAGACTACCAACGATACGCTCAAGCGCAAGGTACTAGCCTGCTGCCCGTACGTGACGAAGTAGCTATTCAGTATGGAGGGAAATGGTATACATGTGACCTTAAAGGTCAGTTGGTTCAGAGTGGAGGAGAAAGATATGGTGCTATTGTCTATAACGATTTGATAGTAGACCCAGTTTCTCAGCAGCTCATAGCCGCTGGAGAAGTAGATGGAGGCAATGGGATTTATTTCTATTCTTTGAAAAAGGCGAATTGGCTGACACATGAGCCAGAACTACAAGGTCGCATGTTGACTGTCAAAAACAACCTCAATGTGCTCTATGATCAAGTGCTTAATTTTAAAATGCCAGAGTATCAAGTTCCGTCTGATCAACCTTGGGTTATGATTACGTCATTTGAAGAAGCACCAGAATTGAAAAAACTCAAAGGAGCAAAGATCGATTATGTGATTCAGGAGACTTGGCACGAAAGTACAGGGCGAGAAGATATGGTTGACGAAATAGGGAAAATAGCCCTTAGAAAGGACAAACGTGGAAAATATGTGCACTCACGAGAAGACATTCTGGAGCGAGTAAAGGCATTTGAGGCTCAAGGGCAGCCATTTACGCTATGGGCAGGTCATGGCAATGACCCCTTTTATCTGCGTATCGAGACTATGGAAGCAATATTAGCTGCCGCACCTAATACCTGTCGAGGGTTTGTATATGCAGAAATGGACAATGTAGATGATCCCAGAGTACAGTATTATATCAATGAATATGTGCCACGTTTGGCCGTAGCCATGAGAAAAGAAGGTCGATCTAAAATTTATTTCAGATATAAAAATATGTTTTGGGCGACTACCTCTCATCATGGGATCTGGCGAAAACTCTTTTTATCTGGTGACTATAGTGACATACTCGCTCCAGCTTCGGAAGATACAAGTTCGCGTACGCAAGAGATCAACCTAGCAGGGCGTGTGGGCTTGTTGATGGGAGGATATGTGGATGAGTTTGCCATGCGATTGGTCGATGACAATCCTACGAGCTGGAGACCGCTTTCTCCTGGTGGGCAACGCAGTATTTCTCCATTTCTTCGACAGGGCGTAATGATGGCTGCTTATAGCGCACATCACGGCATCATATTCGACAACAAATTTAGTGAAGCACCAGGGCTTAATATCTTCTTTTCGATGATGAAATCTGGCGTGCTGCCTTGGGTAGAAAAAGAAGATATCTTGTCTGTAGGTTCATGGCATTTGATACAAGACGTAGATGAAAATTTGATTAGTAAAGTGGATGATCATCATAATTTGAAGTTGTATGATGCTAGCGATACGGCTGCGGTTATGTCTATCGGTCAGATGCATTGGGCAGGAGCTAGCCTACCTGCACATGATTTTTCTAAAGTGGCTTTGGGAGTTGATTACAGGTGGCTCAACTATGTGCCCGAATTGCCCTATGGGATGGTGCCTATCGCACCGGTAGAATCCGCTCCGCAGTTAGAAAAGCAAGACATTCCATATCTAGTTAGTACCGCCAAATCAGGTGTAGTAGATGGCAAGCTCGTACACGCTTCGGCTTTTGCGCCTACCATACAAGAAGTAGTGACCAAGGGAAGTCGTAGCATGCCAGTTTTGGTGGCGGGTGCAGCGTGGTCGGCTATACGTATCGACGATACTCATACACGCTTGATTTTGATGGATCAAGGTTATTTAGATCCTCAGGATCGTCAGGTTAAACTTACTTTCAATGGAAAGCAGCCAATAGACGCGACGGATATTTTAAGCGGTGAAAAAATATCGCTTACTACAAAAGAAGTGAAGCTTACGGTGCCAGCAGGTTCATTGCGATTTATTGATCTGACTTACAGTAAATAA